The window aattaaattattgaaTATAATTAAATTCTTGTATGTCAACTAAAGAAACCATTCAAAACAAAGGttacatttttcctgaaaatactttCTCAGTTGTAAATGATAGAAATTTCAATAATTTTAATACTATAAAAACAGTGCAAAAAAATTTAACTTTCACCTATTGCTTTGCACACAAAATTAGTCTCTAATGTTGATCTTCATTTCCTTGTTGTCAAAAAGGGTTCTTTAAATAAGAATGGATTGGATACTGTGTGTTATTTGTCGAGACTGTTAGCAGTATTACTTTGTCTATATTTGTTGTCTTTGTAACTTCTATTTATGCATGTACTTcatcaagaaaggaaaatgatgcaACAGGACAGATGCAGATGGGCATAAAACTTGTGGGCAATATTTTGAGTAGagatgtttgttttcagaatgcTGCTAGAAATCCTAGATGTCCTATTAATGGTGGTGGGAAGCATTTTCTTGTTGAATTttctacagaatatttttttaaagctgcttcttttttttttcttttcccaagttgGAAATGAAATACTTGTTTTATGAATTCTTCATAAAAATGTATATAGGATTTTATGGGATTTTGAGGCAGCAATATGCTTATTCTTTTGAAATTGGTGTCTCTAGTGACCAGAAATGGCTGGAAGTTTTAACTTTCTAACAGTGCAAAATCGAACAATGGCAAGTAAAAAGTGACATATGCCTGGCAACACTATTTCTTGATGATTAAGGGAACCAGCATACCTTTTATGAAGACACAGAGCTATTAGTGGGGAGGTTGTCCGTATATATGTCTGCTGTTTTCCCTGACAAACTTGGAAGAGGAGGTATCAactgaaagtgaggaaaaaatcTCAAACAAAAGGATGTACTCTTTCACATGGCCCATAATTACATGTGCCGTTCTTGTCACAGGGTCTTGTGGCTGCTAGGGGTTCACATAGTTTTAATAAGTGATTAAATATGTTCATGAAAGAGATAAAAGCCTTTCAAAACTATTAAATACAAAGGTATAGCTTCTGCCTCTAGTGTCCTGCATCACAATTGTTGAAAACAAAGATCATCAGGGAAAGTGTCACCATGTACCTATCATGGCCTTTCTTTCCCTACTCAGCCCCTCAAAAATGAGGCTTGCCACTGCCCAGGGCTGTGTGGATCTTGACTGTGGCATAAAGCAGCTCTTCTGCATAACTCTTAATTGCGTAAAATGCATAAATTTAAATCAATTCTATGTGGTGCAGGCACACTGAAGAGCATTACAAGAGAATGATCTAAATCATCTCCTGCTGAAATAGGAGGAGACTGCTGAGTATGCTCAGGTTATGGCTTTTCATTTGATAAAGGTGTGGATGAAATAGTAGCTATGAATTGAGGCCATAAAAGTGGGTCAGATCACAGCCCTTTATAACATTAAGGGAAAACAACAGGATTTTTTGTAAAAGTGCCAGAAGTTTGAGCTGGGAAATATGTTGATCTTGCACAATGCACTAAGACATTTTCTTAAGATTTATGCAGCTATTTATTTTGCCATGCTGTAGTATGGCTTTCCTTTCTAGGATGCCTGAGGACCTGTTTCTCACCATAAAGGGCCACATGCACCTGCCAGCTCTTCTTGATATGGGGGATGCTACAAGAAAAGATTGTAAGATGTTTTGGACTATAACATGCTCTGCCTCTCTTTCTTTGAACCCCCATGTAGGAGTCACTGTTCTTCCTCATTGACCAAGGTGTTTGAAGTATGTCCTTGCTAAGAAAATGTAATGATGTAACGTCTTGTGTGAACCATTACAATGAAGGTCATTCAGCAGGTTGAGCTAGACCATCCTGAGGTGGCACAGATAACAGTTAAGGTCCCATACTTTCCTGTTCAGTATAGGATAAAAGCTATGCTCATGGAATATGTGAGATGCTATTACTCAAGACGTGTTTCTTGTGCTGTATGCTATCCTGGTCTGCCATCAGTTGCTGAGTTTGGTGTTCTTAAGGCTTTGGGTAGTGTTACTGCCCATACCAGATACTCGCCGATTTTGCCAATCCATGCAAAATCAGTTTCTAGGCAACATGACTGCCAGTATTTGTGATGGAGCATTACCCTATTTCTCATGCTATCAACTGTGGATAGCTATAGATCATTTGTGTTTTGTAAATTCTGTAAATAAGCTTCTAGTTGTCATGGTAATAAAGTATGTATCGGAGCTTTTTAACTGAGTTGCTTGTCAATTTGGATATTATCTTCTCCTTTTTCCATCGCCTTTGTTTGGTACATTctgtattatatttttcttttagaaagaatCTGTTACTATATGTAAGATGTCTTTTTCCATTCCTGTAAAAGAAAGTGTAATCCTATTTTATTGATCACATGCATTGTTTCTAGCATGATAGCAGCAGGAGGTCAAttctgctggggaagaaaaatatctgtttttcagGGAAGCTATACTGGGTGCACACAGGGGATGAGGAAATAGAAATTCATAATGTCATGGTTCATTGCAGCTAACTATGTCTGTGTCTAAGAGAATTTTTCAAGAGTACGACTGAGGAATATTCTTCAATAAACAgtattcatttttgttttgaaaaggaaCTTTAAAACTGACCATATCTAAATCTCTatgaaaagctctttttgaaaaACACTCACTGTGCAGGTAAGTGTTATAATCTATTAGACATTACTTGTTCTTTGTAATGCAGGATTACAGCTGGACAGACATCCGATGTCCCTTTGAAAAGCGCAGGGATGCAGCTTGTGTCTTCTGGGACAACGTAGTTTATATTTTGGGTGGTTCCCAGCTCTTCCCTATAAAGCGAATGGACTGCTACAATGTGGTGAAGGATAGCTGGTATTCCAAGCTAGGACCTCCAACACCTCGAGATAGCcttgcagcctgtgctgctgagggcaAAATTTATACATCTGGTGGTTCAGAAGTGGGTAAGAcactaaaaatctttaaaacaaaacgaaaaaaaaaagcacaaagaaagatACCTggaaatttttctgtttcttgcatgACTGTTGAAAAGAAACTGCACGTTGCCATGTTAGCCTAATGAGTTTATTTTCCCATATTTAGGATTTTATCCTCCCCACAATCCAACAatccatttctgttttgttttaaaagtggtTTCACTGATTGAAATGAATAATACTTACATTAACTAGAGCATAAAGTACACTGCAACTCTTAAGAGTTGTAGTTACTAGGGACAAGCAAATGTATTTTGGGAGTCCCACTCTGCTCTTGTCTTCCTTCGGAAAATCCACAGAACTCACTGTGATTTAAAATTTTCTGTCATGTATGGCCAGAATAGCACCATTTTGACCATGGTATTACTAGTATACAACATATGTTGAGCTTAATGAAGTTTTTTATAAGGGGGGACAGGAAAAGAGggtgaaaaaatgcttttgaaacaaTGCTTTTGGTAGTGAAATTATACCTGGCCCTGTAAAGGAATTTGTCCAATTTTTCTGTCAAATGACAGAAGTTATCTTCTGTTTGTTATTCTGTTGTTTTGCCTCAGTAAATAGAGAAATACTACTTTCTTTAGACATTATTACTTatcctagtaaaaaaaaaaaaaattaagactgttgtttttttctcttaccaAGAAACCTGGTGGGTGACTTGTTatagcaacattttaaaattattgtttttctaAATACGATACATCAGAAGCAAACCCTAAGTGGGAATGTAGGTATGCTATATccataaaaatacaaagctttaaaaaagcctgtgttctgggaaagaaaaaaagaaaacacacacacatgcgcacgcacacacacacacacacacacccccaccaaACCCTAAAGCTAGGGAGAAATTTTCTAGTAAATCCTTTTGAGTTCGTCGTTGCTGCAGAGGGAggtgagcagagagaaaaaaaaggtcataATCGGTGCTTAACATTGATAAGTCACTTAATGGGAAGTTGTGACATTGAGGTAATGTTACCCAACTTCTAAAATCCTGAGGTCTCACGTAGCAGCAGATTAGACTGCTCCTAGCCGCCACCTAGTGTATACATGTGAAATAGCACCTTTCCCATTACTTCAAATGGGCTTAACTAAGGCTGCATTGGGAAACTTGGAACGCTACAAAATCTTATAGATCTTCCGAGTTTCCCGCATGTCAGCATGATACAAGCTTTGattgtacattttattttctaatacatTGTAATTAGTTAGTACAATTGTAATGGAAactaaattagttttcttttaaatccaacCTCACATTACTGCAGTTTCACTTTGTTATCCGTAAATATTATTGAAGACAGAATAATAAAAGCTAATAATTAATTACGGAGggttttttgcatgtatttttttttctttggaatcCAGTGAACACTGTTTGGAGAAGTCTGTCTATCCTGAATCTAGTATTTTCTCATTTGGAGCAGGCAATTATGTGAAACTATTAATTGCTGAAAAAGCTGTAGAGAAATATAAAAACTGCATGCTTTTTGCATTGATTGAAgagtttggaaaacaaattactgTGCCAGTCCATTACAGAAAACAGggcttgttttcccctttttgaatgGATGGGAGTACTGTCTTATTTGCAATAGTTATCAGAGTTTAAAAGCTAAACATAGTAGATTCTTCCACTATATTTAGATGCAGGAAAAACATTTAACATTATACTGACAGCATGCTGAAAATGGaagcttttacctttttttttttttaaaaaaaaaaaagacattaaagacagttctgctgtattttccatAGACAAGAATTTCTACAACTTCAAAGCAATAAGGATGTGTATTTACATCAAGGAAAAAATATGTCCCACTCTATACAGTTCTTCGTGATACTGAGAATTACATGGTAGGAGTAAATAAACACACAGTATATAGGAGTCTGCTCTTGTATTTTGCATCTGGAAACATAGCACTGTTTTGAGGGTTCAAATCCCCAGCTGGTCGCAAGTGCTGCTAGTGAGAGACAATTTTTAGAAgtagaaaggcaaggaaaaagggGCACAAAAGAAGGCACCTTTAACTGTTCTAGGTGAATTTATTTATTGAAACAAGGGGGAGAAGGATTCTTGTTCTTTTCTGAGAAAGTTGTATCCAGCCTTCTCTGCTTTGTCTGTGGTTCAGCTAGTTACCTGAGCACCAGTCTTTAAGCTTCCATCTATCGTCGTTAGAAAAATTGGTTCTGATTTCAGTAATAGTTTTACTGGCCCTTGAGGGAGGAGTACACAGACTTTGCATTTCCAGAAAATAAGTATCTGCCAGTCcccaggaaaaaagtaaaatggtgAGGGATAGCCGTCTTGTGGTTACTAATAATTCAGGAGTATGCTGTGGTATAATCAAGCTATCTAATTCCAAAGGCAACAATTATTCTGAAACCTGGGCAAGTCACATTGCTTAGTACAGATTAATgagtttttttcttgaagtttacAAAGCTCGTTTCATCTTCGCATCTGAAAGTTCAATATATTTCCAAGTAGTGAGAGTAGCATGAGATGATGAGAATATGATCATAATTTATATACATCTCCGTTCAGTGTTTATtccctccctaaaaaaaaaaaatctcataatttgtttttggttttaaacacaaataacaaATAGCAATTTTATAAACTTCCATATTTTGGAACAAGAGTCAAAAGAGTTCCAAGTATGTGCTTTCTGAAAAGTCCCAAGTTTCAAGTTGGTTAGTTCTGCTTTTGGAGATGGGAAAGCAGCTTTCCCTTTTCAACTAACAAATAAAGCATCAATTTGATAATTACTGTTAGACTCTTCTCTAGAAAGACAGCCATAAAAATTAATGCCACTTCGGtgggtttctatttttttaaggaaattctGCACTATATTTATTTGAATGCTATGACACAAGAACAGAAAGCTGGCACACAAAGCCCAGCATGCTGACTCAGCGATGCAGCCATGGAATGGTAGAGGCGAATGGTCTCATTTATGTATGTGGAGGAAGTTTGGGAAACAATGTTTCTGGAAGAGTCCTAAATTCCTGTGAAGTTTATGATCCAGCTACTGAAACGTAAGTATTGTATCAATTCTGATTATTTTTGGTCACTTGTGGCTTTGCTTGCTCTGTAAATAACTGAAGTATAGATTAATAGGAAGAATTGTATGTGGTAAGGAATTTTCCTGAGTTAAGCAGTAATAAATTagttatttgtaattttacttaAAAAGTAGTTTTTCTTAAGCAGGTTTATTCCATATTTCCATATTTGTGGAAGgggagtcggactagatgatctccaaaggtcccttccaacccctacctttctgggattctgtgatatttcattttcttaatactaggttttatttacatattttatacttatttttttaggTACTAAATAGTGAGCTTTcctgtttttgtttgtgtttttttttccccagatggaCGGAGCTGTGTCCAATGATTGAAGCCAGGAAGAATCACGGGCTGGTGTTTGTAAAGGACAAAATATTTGCTGTGGGTGGACAAAATGGCTTAGGTACTTTAATTCCATTAATTCTCTAGCAGGTTTCATGAgggccttttttcttttgcaaagaatTCATTCTGCTCTGTTCAGCTGAAAAACTTTGAGCAGTACCATAAAACACGTCCTGTTGTCGCCACATCATTGTTGTTGCCTTCTTTCTTTCACCTCCCTACTTCACTGTATCTTATTTCTCAAACTCTTTTACTAATGACAGTGCTGTCAAAATTCAGATATGTACCCATACTGTAGCCCAGTTCTGCAGTAGTTATAATGGCTAAAGCAGTCATTAGAGAAaagataacttcttttttttttagttgttcaTTATGTATTTTGAGAGCATTCTTGCATGAATGCGTGTTTAGTATTCTTTTGAGAGACAGGTAAAGGTGTAGCCATTATTCTAGGAACTTCAGTCTAAAAACTTAAAGCTAGTCGGCTATTTTTAAAGTGGTGAAAAAGCGAGAACTTTTTTGACTGCCCTAGTTTTGAAATGTGACTTATTGTCATGGGCAGGTAATTTATGAGCTGCCTGTCTCCTTGTCTTTAAAACTAGAATAATAGTAGTTTATTTCCCAAGAGAATTGAATTTTAATTACACACAGTTTCTGAAgtgcttttcaaatgaaaattctcAGCTATGAGGTTTCTTAATCGCTATTTATGGTAGTTGAAATACTTCATTTCAGATTAATGCTATTTTAGAATATAGCTTGTATTTTAATTAGCTACTAAAACTCTTCCAGCATGGTTGATTTCTAATGCAAAAACATCAGTAGATGCATTTTTGCACAAACATTTTATAAATCAGTTGTAGCCAGAGCTGCCATTTTGCAAAATGTTAGTGTATTCACTGAATACTTATTTTAGAAGTGTGTATTATTGAACGAAGAAGCTAAAGTATTATTTCATCATTCATATTCTGTAGCCTGACTGATTAATTTTTCTTATTGTTATATAATGGGGGAAAGCTATGGTTGGGGTGAAATATTTGTACCTCTTAACATTTATATAAAGGTTTCTTAATCTCTCAGGTCTAATAATTCAGTACTGGAAGTGAAAACTGTGACTCCTATTATGATTGTTAAATAGGGATAACAGGTTGTTTGTAGATATTGTGAAGTGTAATTACCAGcctattttcctaaaaaaaaaattaaaaaaaaaatctatttttcttcaaTAACTTTTGATTCCCTTGGCCCTTTTCAAAGGGACTTAGGCTTTTAAACTTCAATGATTTTAATATCATAATGGAGAGAGACATCCTCTATCAGTAAATGACCAATTTAGGTAAAGGTACTGGTGACCCCTCTAGAGTAAAATGCCCTCACTATAGGGAAGTTTCAGGTGGATTCCTGCATTTTAGTCACTAGCCACAAATCCGTAAGAAATTCAGCATTGTTAGTTGTTCTGTTCATGAAGTAATGTGTTAGGATCTCTAGAAAGCATATAATGTGAAACTTGTTGCAACGCATCTGACTTTCAGTCTCCTCTTTACTTTTctctatttctgtatttataaaaggGTAAATTGGTAGTTTAGAAATCTGTGGCCTTTTTTcgaggttgtttgtttgtttgtttttaactctagGGTTTATGTTTTAATCTAAACCTTGAAAATAAAGACTAAGTTTAATGAAGCATTTGTATGCTCTAGTTCACTCTGTATGGTATAATGTAATAAGCGGTTATCTATTTCGTTGCTTTGTAGGTGGCCTTGATAATGTAGAATATTACGATATCAAGATGAATGAATGGAAGATGGTGTCTCCAATGCCATGGAAAGGTGTAACAGTGAAGTGTGCTGCCGTGGGATCTGTAGTCTATGTCCTGGCTGGTTTTCAGGGTGTTGGTCGATTGGGGCACATTCTTGAATATAATACTGAAACAGACAAGTGGATAGCCAACTCTAAAGTCCGTGCTTTCCCAGTGACAAGTTGTTTAATCTGTGTTGTAGACACTTGTGGGGCAAATGAAGAAACTTTAGAGACCTGAAGACCTGTAGGAGACGTTGAGACATTCTTCAAGGACTTGGGGAAAGATGGCTATTGGTGCTTTGCTTCCATGTTTTATTGAATCTTGTTAAACTGAGTAACAGGAAAAACTGAGATGCGGTCTTTCAATTTGTATATACAGCACATTGTATAACATGGATTTCGTCATGCCCATTTTCTTGTCTGTGTTAAGAGATGGGGATGTGTTTTGAGAATCTACTTACCTAGCTGAAATCATATGGCATCTTCCTTTAAAAGGACTCTGTGTGTGGCCTTGTCAAAAATAGACCAAATCCAATTACTTAAAAGAACTCAAAGCATTTGATGAAGATAAGATTTAtgattgtcatggtttaaccccagccagcaactaggaccatgcaccCCCACCCtgagtagggtagggagaagagggagaaaaaggaaaaaaatccacttgtgggctgaaataaagacagtttaatagaacagtaacggaAAAGTAAATAATAGTGATaagagaatatacaaaataagtgatgcaatacaattgctcaccacaCAATGATcaattgcccagcctgtcccaagcagcaGTTGTGGATTTCTGCCCCCCGGTCAACCCCTAtttatatattgagcatgatGTGTGGACTGTTCCTTTgtccagcttgtcctgtctatgctccctctcagcttctgtgggaagctgaaaaagtccttgacttaatataagcattatttaacacatattggtttagttgtggctatcaacattattctcatactaaatccaaaacacagcagctactaggaagaaaattaactctgtcccagctgaaatcaggacactGGTTAAATGACACTTTACTGAGCTCAGTTGTAGAGATTCTTCATTTAATAAAGGTGAGTAAATGCAGCTTGGGTCATGAGAAATATGGGCAAAAATCTTTCTCATTTATACCTACTTGCAGAAATCTTACTAGAACACAATGAAgatttttcctcaggaaaagacCAAGGACAGCAGTATAATAAAGATTCCCATGGTAAATGGGGATAGGCTATACAGCTCTCTAGATTATGATAGCTACCCTCTTCCAGTGACTTTCTTCCATCATTTGCATGACTGCGTAGCAATTTTTAAAGTTAGACGGGCCATAATACTTTGCTAATGACATCTTTGGCATTTTGGGGAGCTTTCACAGacagaccttttttttattttattat of the Larus michahellis chromosome 2, bLarMic1.1, whole genome shotgun sequence genome contains:
- the KLHL7 gene encoding kelch-like protein 7 isoform X2: MLESKSFEVELKDAEPDIIEQLVEFAYTARISVNSNNVQSLLDAANQYQIEPVKKMCVDFLKEQVDASNCLGISVLAECLDCPELKATADDFIHQHFTEVYKTDEFLQLDVKRVTHLLNQDTLTVRAEDQVYDAAVRWLKYDEPNRQPYMVDILAKVRFPLISKNFLSKTVQAEPLIQDNPECLKMVISGMRYHLLSPEDREELVEGTRPRRKKHDYRIALFGGSQPQSCRYFNPKDYSWTDIRCPFEKRRDAACVFWDNVVYILGGSQLFPIKRMDCYNVVKDSWYSKLGPPTPRDSLAACAAEGKIYTSGGSEVGNSALYLFECYDTRTESWHTKPSMLTQRCSHGMVEANGLIYVCGGSLGNNVSGRVLNSCEVYDPATETWTELCPMIEARKNHGLVFVKDKIFAVGGQNGLGGLDNVEYYDIKMNEWKMVSPMPWKGVTVKCAAVGSVVYVLAGFQGVGRLGHILEYNTETDKWIANSKVRAFPVTSCLICVVDTCGANEETLET